The Microbulbifer pacificus sequence TCGCTCAGTTTCTTGGCCACGTAGTTGGCGTTCAGTATCGCGGTCTGGGTGGCCAGCTTCATACCGGTTTTACCCATCATGCGCACGTACATCCAGCTGATCGGCAGAATGCTCGCGGAGCCCCAGGGCGCCGCGGAGATGGTGCCGTTCGCAGGGTTGTTACCCGGCACCTCGGTCACCGGGTGACCGGCCAGGTAGGGCTTCAGGTGTTCGCCAACCGCAATTGGGCCCATGCCGGGGCCGCCACCGCCGTGGGGAATGCAAAAGGTCTTGTGCAGGTTCAGGTGCGATACGTCGCCACCGAACTTGCCCGGCGCGGCAACGCCGATCAGGGCGTTCATGTTGGCGCCGTCGATGTACACCTGACCGCCGGCATCGTGGATCAGCTCGCAGATTTCGCGGATGCCTTCCTCGAATACGCCGTGAGTGGACGGGTAGGTGACCATCAGCGCGGCGATGCGATCGCGGTGTTCTTCCACTTTCGCTTTGAGATCGGTGATGTCAACGTTGCCCTTGCTGTCGCAGGCAACCACAACCACCTTCATGCTGACCATCATCGCGGAGGCCGGGTTGGTGCCGTGGGCGGAAGCGGGGATCAGGCAGATATCGCGCTGACCTTCTCCTTTTGCTTCCAGGTATTTCTTGATGGCGACGAGACCGGCGTATTCACCCTGGGAACCGGCGTTCGGCTGCAGGCTCACGGCGTCGTAACCGGTACAGGCGGCAAGCATCTGCTCCAGCTGGCTGAACATCTCGCGGTAGCCCTCGGCCTGATCGGCGGGCACGAACGGGTGGAGCTTGCCGAACTCCGGCCAGGTCACCGGAATCATTTCCGCGGTGGCGTTCAGCTTCATGGTGCAGGAGCCGAGCGGAATCATGCTGTGGTTCAGTGCGATGTCCTTGGACTCCAGGGTCTTCAGGTAGCGCAGCATCTCGGTTTCGGAGTGATGCGTGTTGAATACCGGGTGAGTCAGGAACTCGCTGCTGCGCTGCAGGGAAGAAGGCACACCGGCGACGCCCTTGGCGGCCAGTTCGCTGTCGAGTTTGCCGAGATCCAGGTTGTGGTCACCGCCAGTGAACACGGCGAGCAGTTCGGACACGTCCTTGAGCTTGGTGGTTTCGTTCAGGCTCACACCCAGGGCGTCGTCGCCCACTTTGCGCAGGTTGATCTCGGCGGCGATGGCGCGGTCATAAATCGCGGACTGCTTGTCGCCCACGTTCACGGTCAGAGTGTCGAACCAGCTGTCATGGGCGAGTTCGAAACCGGATTGCTGCAGGCCGGCGGCCAGGATGTCCGTCAGGCGCTGGATGCGCGCGGCGATGGTCTTCAGACCTTGCGGGCCGTGGTAAATCGCATAGAACGCACTCATTACCGCCAGCAGTACCTGGGAGGTACAGATGTTGGAGTTGGCTTTTTCGCGACGGATGTGCTGCTCGCGGGTCTGCATGGCCATACGCAGGGCGCGTTTGCCCTTGCTGTCTACAGAGACGCCGATGATACGGCCGGGGGCAGAGCGCTTGTAGGCTTCGCGGAAAGCGAAGAAACCGGCGTGCGGGCCGCCGTAACCCATGGGGATACCGAAGCGCTGGTTGCAGCCGACGACGACGTCAGCGCCCATCTCGCCCGGGGCCTTCAGGGCGACGAGGCTCATCAGGTCCGCGGCCACGGTTACCAGTGCATCGGCGGCGTGGACCTTGGCGATCAGGTCGGTAAGGTCGCGCACCTTGCCAGTGGAGCCCGGGTACTGGAACAGTGCACCAAAGATGTCGTCGGTCAGATCGGTGTCGGGGTTGCCTACAACCACGTCAAAACCAAAATGCTCGGCGCGGGTCTTCACGACCGCGATGGTCTGCGGGTGGCAGTCCTGGTCCACGAAGAAGGTGTTGGATTTGTTGCGCTTCATCTGGCGCTTGCTCATCGCCATCGCTTCCGCGGCGGCGGTGCCTTCGTCCAGCATGGAGGCGTTGGCCAGTTCCATCCCGGTGAGGTCCATGATCATCTGCTGGAAGTTCAGCAGGCCTTCCAGACGACCCTGGGCAATTTCCGGCTGATAGGGGGTATAGGCGGTGTACCAGCCCGGGTTTTCCAGCACGTTGCGCAGGATCACGTTGGGGGTGATGGTGTCGTGGTAACCCATACCGATAAAGGTGCGGAAGATCTTGTTGCGGCGCGCGAGATCTTTCAGCTCCGCCAGCGCTTCCTGCTCGTCTACGGCGTCCGCCAGGTCCAGGTCGTCGGACTTGCGGATAGCGGCGGGAACGGTCTTTTCAATCAGTTCTTCCAGGCTGGCGACACCGAGGGTGTCGAGCATGGCCTGGGTCTGCGCGGCATCCGGACCGATGTGACGGCGGATAAAAGCATCGTGCTGTTCCAACTGCTTGAGGGAAGGCTGGGTCATGGTGGGTGGATTCCTGTAAACACTGTGTGCTGCCGGCGCGCGGTGGCCGGGGAAGTTCCGGAGGACTCGGGTAAGGAGGACACCGGTAAAAAATAGCAAAACAGGCCGATGGCATAGGCCTGTTTTGTTATCCGGGCCGGCAGGTCCGTGACCGCACGTCATCAAAAACGGTACTGGGTCATACCGGGATGGCGGGTTCTGCGTGCCCAATCGGTGTCACTTGCCGGAATCTTGTCCCGGATTACCGGGGCCGGAAGGCGCGCATCTTAGCAATCGCGGTGATTGTCGGCAATTCGTGGCCAATCCGCTCAAACCTGTGCTGGATTGTGGGCATTTTTGTGACATAAATCCTGCTTCTGAGTATTTGGCGTTATTTTCTTCTGGCGGTGCCGGGAGCCGCCGGCAAAACTGTGGGGTTGGAGCCATACTGTGTGAATAAAAAGTGCTGGCCGGGCTGTGTTCCAGTGCCCTCGCCAGTGCCAAAACGCCACCGCGACTACCGCATTATTCCCAAGGATTGGGGGCTAAACCGTGGTGCCATCGGCCAACATCAACACCCTGCGCTTCAAGGCCAGCCTGCTCTCGCTGCTGCTTGTGGTCGCCATGTGCCTGTTTTTTATCCTTTTGGGTAACGGCAGCCTGCAATCCCTGCTGGCAAAAAATCGCGAGCATCGCTATCTCAATTTCCAGTTTCAGATTACCGGACTGTTACAGGCATCTCGTCAGGAGCTCACGCGCCTGGCGGAGATGGTGGCGCTCAGTGATCGCGGGCAGATTTCCTCGCTGGAAGGGTTGCATAAAAATCTCGATCACCAGTGGCTGGCACTGGAGCAGAGCTGGGGTCTCCACGGGCTGAAAATCTACAGTGCCGCTAGTGATCCGGTGTTTAGCTGGGGGGCGCCGCACAACCGGCTGAGCGCAGATGAGGTGCGACAGGTGCTGTTGCAGGGGAAGCCTCTGGAAGTGGTGCACTGCGAACCGGTCTGCGTGCAGAGCCTCGCGGTACCGATGCGCGCCCGCGAAGGCGATTACATTCTGCAGGTGGACCGCCCGCTCGACGAGCAGTTGCGGCGCTTTCGTGAAATGACCGGAACCGATATCGGTGTCCTGTCCCCGCTGCGCAGTGGAGCTCCGCGGAATGCGGATGGCCGGTATCTGGAAAGCTGGCAGCGGGAGGTACTCTCCCTTACTTCCCGCGAACGAATGTTGCCTCTGCTCCATCGGGTGGCGGAGGAGGTGGATACGCTGAGTGGGTTACAGCGGGCGAGGGCACATACTCTGGAGCAGCGGCAATTCGATGTCCGCACCATGAGCGTGGATGTAGACCCCGCGGGTGCGCAGTTTGTGTTTATCGAGGATGTGTCTGCACAGGTGGAGCACATCGACGAGTCGATACAGTTACTACTGTTGTTTTCTGTGCTCGGGGCGCTGATTTTCTGTGCGGCTGTGGCCGGTACCTTGTGGCGGCCCATCGTGCGTTTGCGCCGGTTGGCCGAAGCGCTGCCACTGCTTACCAATGGGCGATTCGATGACGCACGCCGATTGATCCGACCGGTGCACAAGTCGATGGAGCGATACGACGAGCTGGATGTGCTCGATAACACCGGCCTAACCGTTTGTGACCAGCTCGAAGACATGAACGACATGGTGTGCCGCAAAACGGCGCAACTCGAGCAGATCGCCATGCACGACAGCCTTACTGGGCTCAGCAACCGCTTCAGCCTGATGGAGCAGCTGGAATTTCATTTGGAGCTGGCACGGCACCAGCCGGAGTCTGTCCATGAAAGGGGCTACCTGTTCTTTATCGATCTGGATGATTTCAAGCAGGTGAATGACACCCTTGGGCACCAGGGGGGCGATGAACTCCTGCGCGTGATTGCGCGCAGACTACTGAGCGCGATGCGCTGCGGTGACATCGTCGCTCGTCTCGGTGGTGATGAATTCTGTGTGTTTGTGCGTGCGATCCGGGAGCCGGATGCCTATCGGATATTGGCGGAAAAGCTGCTCAATACCGTCGCACAGCCGGTAAAAATTACCGACAACCTGATCACTGTCACTATGAGTGTGGGGGTGGTGGCGGTGGAAGACCGGCAGGAGACACTGGCGTCCATTCTGCAAAAGGCGGATATCGCTATGTACCATGCCAAGCGCCACGGCAAAAACAACTACCAGCTGTACGTTTCGAACTTACCCGGGGCATCAGTACCTGACGCCACTGGGCAGACTCCGCCGCTGGAGCTGGCGGCCACCAAATCGCATGGGTAGATTTCCGCATGGCCCTGCAGCGCTGTTTTCCTCCCGGGTTTCCGCTGCTTACTGGTGTGCTGGTCTATCTTTAATTTACTCCCCTCCAGTTTTCCGGCAGCGCTCTATCCCAAGTTGCCGTGAAGTTGGAAAGGGAGCTGAATCGAAAAAGGACTCGAAGGGCGGGCCACAAGCCCGGCGCTGAGAGATTTTGAAAGGTTAACCAGTCGCACAGCCATGGCGAGCAAAATTTTCACCACCAACGATCAGCTGCTCGGCAGCTACCTGCGCAACCTGATGGAATCGGCCGGGTATTCTGTGCTCACCCAGAAAATCCGCATTGAAACGCCACAGGGGCAGCCGCAGAGTTTTGGCAATATCGACTGGCATTCCGAGCTGTGGCTGATTCATGACGCGGACCTCGCGAACGCCCAGCAATTTCTGCAACAGGCGCTTTCCCGGGAAAGCGCCTGATTTCATTCCGGCCATCCCTGGCCCTTACCCCTCGGGCAGCCTTCGGCTGCGCAAAACGATGTTCCTGCCGTTTTGTCTTGCGATCTTTTACATCTGCTCGAGCACTTCGATCCCCAGCAAGTCGAGACCGGTAGCCAGTGTGCGTGCTACCAGGTCGCACAGCTGCAGGCGGCTCAGCTTTTCCTCGTCGCTCACGCCTTCCTTCAGTACCGGGCAGGCCTCGTAGAATCCCATGTAGGCGCTGGCCAGTTCGTACAGGTATGTACACAGCACATGAGGGAAGGTGTCTTTTGCCACCTGGTCGAGTACCTCGCCGAACTGGTTCAGTTTGATGGCGAGGGCGCGCTCGGCGTCGGTGCCGAGTCTGATGTCACCGGTTAGTGCTGACGGCTCCACACCGGCGCGGCGGAAGATGCTGCGCACGCGGGTGTACGCGTATTGCAGGTAGGGCGCGGTGTTGCCCTCAAACGCCAGCATGGAATCCCAGTTGAAGATGTAATCGTTGGTGCGGGTTTTGCTGAGGTCGGCGTACTTCACTGCACCAATCCCCACCACGCGGCCGATCTCGGCCTGCTCTTCTGTACTCAGATCCGGGTTCTTCGCCGCCACCAATGCCGTCGCGCGCTCCACGGCTTCATCCAGTAGCTCGGCCAGTTTCACGGTGCCACCGGTACGGGTTTTGAACGGCTTGCCGTCGTCGCCCATCATGGTGCCGAAGGGGCAGTGCTCAAGGGTCTGGCTGTCGGCGATGTAGCCGGCCTTGCGTGCCACAGTAAACGCCTGCTGCAGGTGAAGAGTCTGGCGCGCGTCGACCACGTACAGGATGCGGTCCGCTTTCAGCACATTGGCGCGATAGCGGATGGCGGCGAGGTCGGTGGTGGCGTAGAGGTAGCCACCGCCTTTTTTCTGGATGATGACAACGCTGGGGTTGCCTTCTTTGTCTGCCATTTCCGGCAGGAAGGCGACGATGGCACCCTGATCTTCCACGGCGATGCCGCGATCCACCAGGTCCTTCACCAGCACCGGCAGGTCGTCGTTGTACTGGCTTTCGGCGTACACGTCCGCACGCTTCAGGGTGACACCCAGCTTCTGGTAGATTTCTTCTGCGTGACTGATGGAGATGTCGATAAAGCGCTGCCACAACTTCAGGCAGTCGGCGTCCCCACCCTGCAGTTTCACCACATACTCGCGGGCGCGGTCGGCGAAGCCTTCCTCTTCATCGAAGCGGACTTTGGCCTCGCGGTAGAAGACCTCCAGATCCTTCAGTGCCACCTCGGCATCCTGGTTCTCCATCTTGTCGGCCAGGTGCGCCAGCAACATACCGAACTGAGTGCCCCAGTCGCCCATGTGGTTCTGGCGGATGACCTTGTGGCCCTGGAATTCCAGCAGACGGGCGAGGGCGTCGCCGATGATGGTGGTGCGCAGGTGGCCCACGTGCATTTCTTTGGCGAGGTTGGGGTGGGAGTAGTCCAGTACCGCGGTCTGTGGTTTTGCCGCTTTGGCAATATTGAGGCGCGCGTCGGCGCGGGCGGCGGCAAGGGTTTTCGCCAGCCAGGCGTTGCTCAGGTGGATGTTGATAAAGCCGGGACCGGCGATTTCGACGTTTTCGATCATGGGCTGCTCGCCCAGATTGTCGATAATTTTCGCTGCCAGCTCGCGCGGATTGCTGCCCACTTTCTTGGCCGCAGCCATGGCGCCGTTGGCCTGGTAGTCACCGAAGCCCGCCTTCTTGGCCGGGGCCACCGCAGGGCTGCAGTCGGCGGGAATGCCCGCGGCGGTCATGGCGGTCTGGAAGATATCATTGAGCTGCTGGCGAATATTCATAACTGGGCGTGATCCCGTGGACGTTCTGGACAATATAGAAGAAGGCGGGATTTTAATGGGCGTTGGGGGGTTTGCAACCGCGGGATAGTCTCAGCTCCGTGTTAGCGCGTGAATGTAGACCGTGGCGGTACTGCTGCCGGGTACACACTGGTGAGACACGAGTTAGGCGCTCCCCCTCACCTCATCCATGGGGGCTCTTCCGTGAGGTGGCCCGGCCGCTCCATATCTTCGCGGCGCCTTCGGCCCCTCTCGCGGAAGGTCTCACCAGTGTGTACCCGGCATCAACACCTTCTCTTCGAATGTCAGTGGTTTAAATCACCCCAGTTCTGCGGCGCGCTTCGCCAGCTCGTCTTCCGACACATCCTCGATATGCGTGGCCACAAACCACACCATGCCGAACGGGTCCCTGAGGGTGCCTGTACGGTCACCGTAGAACTGGTCGGCGGGATCATTGATGGAGGTGGCGCCCAGTTTTATGGCTTTGGCGAATATCTCGTCCACCTTTTCGGTGTAGAAGAGCAGCCCCACCGAGCAGATGCCCTGGGGCGCATGCAGGGGGCTACCTTCCTGATTATCGTCGCCGATGGACAGGCGGGTATCACCCAACTGGAGCTCCGCGTGCATGATCAGGCCGTCCGGCCCGGCCATACGGAAGAGCTCGGTGGCGCCGAAGGCGTTGCAGTAGAAGTCGATCGCGGCGGCGGCACCTTTCACGCACAGATAGGGGGTAACGGTGTTCATGCCTTCGGGGATGGGATTTACGGACATGGAAGCTCCTTGTTATGTGAATGATTTCCGGTTGCGCTAGCTTGGTGCATGCTCGGTGTGAGTGTCCAGACAGCATTCGCGCCATTTGCGGTAACATGACCGCTTTCTCGAATCGGACGGACGCGGCGCTATGGGAACCACTCTTTACTGGCATGACTATGAAACCTGGGGTACGAACCCCGGTGCGGACAAGCCGTCCCAGTTCGCCGGAATCCGCACGGACGAGGACCTCAATATCGTTGGCGAACCGCTGATGATATACGCCAGACCGGCGAGCGACTGCCTGCCGCAGCCGATGGCGGCGCTGGTGACGGGACTGGCGCCGCAAAAGGCGCTGATGGAAGGGGTGCCGGAGCTCGAGTTTATCCAGTGTATTCTTCGCGAACTGGGTGCGCCCGGCACCTGTGGCGTTGGCTACAACAGCCTGCGCTTTGACGATGAGGTCACCCGCCACACCCTGTATCGCAACCTGCTCGACCCGTATGAGCGCGAGTGGCGCTCTGGCAACAGCCGCTGGGACATCATCGACATGGTGCGCCTCACCTATGCACTGCGCCCGGAGGGTATCGTGTGGCCGCAGCGGGAAGTGGCGGATGGCGTGCGGGTACCGTCGTTCCGTCTGGAAGAACTCACCGCGGCCAACGGTATCAGCCACGAGGGCGCGCACGATGCGCTCTCCGATGTGCGTGCCACCATCGATATGGCGCGGCTGGTTCGGCAGAAACAGCCAAAACTTTACGATTACGTCTACAACCTGCGCCGCAAGCAGGAGGTGGCGAAGTTGTTGAACCCTCGCGAGCGCAAGCCGCTACTGCACGTTTCCGGCAAGGTGCCGGCCGCCCAGGGACACCTTACTTACGTGTTGCCGCTCGCCATGCACCCAGTCAATCGCAATGCGGTGATCTGCGCGAACCTCGCCATGGATCCGCAACCGATTCTGGATCTCGACGCCGATGCCCTGCGCGAGCGTCTCTACACCGCCCGCGACAAGCTGGGTGAAGGCGAGCTGCCGGCGGGGCTGAAATTGATCCACATGAACCGCTGCCCGGTGCTTGCGCCGGCGAACATGCTCTCGGACCAGCGCGCGGCGGAACTCGGCATCGACAAGGCCACCTGTGAAGCCAACTGGCGGGTGCTGCAGGGGCTGGATTTGACGGACAAACTCCACAGGGTCTTTCTCGACAGCGAGTTCCCCGCGAAAGACGTGGAGGCGCGGCTCTACGACGGTTTTATGAATGACGCCGACCGCGATCTGTGTCGTCAGATTCACGCCGCACTGGCGACCCGTGGTCCAGAAGCGCTGGCGGAATCGTTTCCGTTTTCCGATTCGCGTCTGCCGGAGCTACTCTTTCGCCTGCGAGCGCGCAACTTCCCTGACACCCTGAGTGAGGAGGAGCTGGAGCGCTGGGAAGAGTGGCGCTATCAGCGCCTGACGGATCCCGCGTTTGGGGCGAGCATCACCATGGAGCCCTATTTCGAGGAAATCGCGGCGCTGCGGGAGTCGTTTCCCGAGCGCAACGATCTACTGGACCAGCTGGAGGCCTGGGGGGATACCCTGCTCGGATAGCGCCTCTCACATAGCGCCTGCAGGATACCTTCGGCGAAACTAATTCTCTGTTCGGTAACCCACCGCGCGCGTAGAATACGCGCCCGATAAAGCCGCCGGCGATCCCGGCGCAGCCTTTTGGCACAGACAGTGGAGCAACAATGGACTTTATCGGCGCCAATATCCTTTCGGTCAGCCAGTTTGAGCGCGGTGACATCGACCGCATCTTTGCGGTGGCAGACACCATGGTTCCTTACGCCCGCCGGGAGAAAGTCACCCGGGTTCTCGAGGGCGCGATTCTCGGCAATATGTTTTTCGAACCCAGTACCCGCACCCGGGTGAGCTTCGGCTGCGCCTTCAACCTGCTCGGCGGCACCGTGCGCGAGACGGTGGGGGTTTCCGCGAGCTCACTGGCAAAAGGGGAGTCCCTGTACGACACTGCGCGGGTACTTTCCGGATACTCCGACATAATTTGCATGCGTCACCCGCAGGCCGGTTCTGTGGCGGAGTTTGCCGCGGCGAGCCGGGTGCCGGTGGTGAATGGCGGTGACGGTGCCAACGAGCACCCCACCCAGGCACTGCTTGATCTGTACACCATCCGCAAGGAGCTGGAAGGCAAGGGGGGCTCACTCGACAATTTCCGTATCGCCATGATCGGTGACCTGAAACACGGTCGTACGGTGCACTCCCTGTGCAAACTGCTGTGTCTGTTTGAGAAGGTGCAGCTGGTGCTGGTGTCACCGGGGGAGCTGGCCATGCCGGCGGCGGTGGTGGAGAAGCTGCGTGAGGCGGGGCACCAGGTGACGATCACCGATCAGCTGGAGCCGTCGATCAAGCATGTGGATATTGTGTATTCCACCCGTATCCAGGAGGAGCGCTTTGCGTCTCAGGCGGAGGCCGATCGCTACCGCGGGCGTTTCCGTCTGAACCGGGATATTTTCACCCGCCACGCCGAGCCCAACACCGTGATCATGCACCCGCTGCCACGGGACTCCCGCGCCGAGGCCAATGAGCTGGATTCCGATCTGAATGAGCATCCGAGTCTCGCCATTTTCCGCCAGACCGACAACGGCCTGCTTGTGCGCATGGCGTTGTTTGCGATGCTGCTGGGGGTGGAGGACAAAGTGGCCCAGTACGCGCGACCGATTACCTGGCAGACGCGGCGCAACGAAGTCTGATTTATTCTTTTGTGAGCGTGCGGAGAGGCGAAAACCCCGAACGACCCAGCAGGCTCTTATAAAGCGCGTTGATCGGGCTACAAAAAAAACCGGCGTCTAGCCGGTTTTTTTTTGTATCTGAAGCGGTGAAAAAATCAGGCCGCTTCCAACGCCTTGCGCACGGTGGCGAGTTTTACGCACAGCACGAATACGGACATCGCCGTATCCAGTTCTTCCAGCGGCGGGAAGCTTGGCGCAATACGGATGTTGCTGTTTTCCGGGTCCTTGCCGTAGGGGAAGGTGGCGCCGGCGGGGGTGAGCTTTACTCCGGCTTCCGCCGACAGGCGGATCACTTCCTGGGCGCAGCCCGGGCGGGTGTTGAAGGAGACAAAGTAGCCGCCCTGTGGCTTTTCCCACTGCCCCAGGTCGGTATCGGCAAAGTTCTTGTCGAGATGCTCAAGCACACAGGCGAACTTCGGGCGCAGAATTTCCGCATGCTTCTGCATGTGTTCTTTCAGTTGGGTCAGCTCCGGGAACAGGCGCGCATGGCGCAGCTGGTTCACCTTGTCCGGGCCGATGGTCATGGCGGACATCTGTTTTTTCAGGGACTCCAGGTTGGCCGGGCTCGCGCTCACGAAGGCAACACCGGAGCCGGCGTGGGTGACCTTGGAGGTCGATGCGAATTGCAGAACCGAATCGGCCGTGTCGTTGCCGAGTGCCGCTTCGCGGATATTCGGCAGCTTCACCTGGTGGTCCAGATCGTGAATGGCGTAGGCGTTGTCCCAGAAAATGCGGAAGCCGGGGTTGGCGATCTTGGCCAGCTGCGCCAGACGGTCAACGGTATCCGCGTCGTAGGTAACGCCGGTGGGGTTGGAGAACTTGGGAACGCACCAAAGACCGATAATCTCCTGGTCTTCGCGAATTTTCTTTTCAACGATATCCATGTCCGGGCCAGTGGCCGTCATGGGTACGGTTTCGAGCGCGATGCCCAGCTGTTCGCAGATGGCGAAGTGGCGGTCATAACCGGGTACCGGGCACAGGAACTTCGGCGCCTGCAGGTTTTTCCATGGCTGGTTGCCGGCAAAGCCGAACAGGTAGCCGGTGAGCACCGCGTGGTACATCAGGGTGAGGGAGCTGCTGCCGCCAGCGAGGACCTCTTCGAAGGGCACCTGGAGAATGTCCGCGCCCAGTTCGCGCGCGGCAGCGATGCCTTCGAGACCGCCGTAGTTGCGGGTGTCGGTGCCGTCGGGCGCGCGGTAGTCGCCGTTCAGGATGCCATCCAGGCTATCGGACAGTGCCAGTTGATCCGCCGCCGGTTTACCGCGGGTCAGGTCCAGGCTCAGGTTGTGCTGGCAAATGCGCTGGTACTGTTGCTCCAGCTCATTTTCCCACTGTTGTAGCTGCTCGCGTTGGGCGGTCTCGATACGCACGGAAATTCCTCTCCTGTTGACGGGTAAGTGGCGGTTGTTGTTGCGGTGGGGGAGCTTATCAGTAGTGGGCGGAGTGCGTCATGTTTTCTGTACTGTTTTTGCCGGAAAAGCCGTTAAAAACAGGGGTTTTCAGCGAATAATTGTTGCATGTGAAACCGACTGGGCGCGTGGATACGCGGGTAGGCTTCTAGGGTTTTTGTGCCGCGAGAATTCGGCAGTCGGCGGCGTAATCCCGCAGGGTGGTCTTGAGGTGCTGACGCTGTTCCGGCGTGGAGCTCTTCAGGATTTCGCTGCCGAGATTTCGGGCCTGGGCGCGCAGTTCGTCCTGCATCCGGCGGTAGTCGTCTGACCACAGTGACTGAGGGTTGATCAAAAGGTCTCGCAGAGTCTTCTGGTAGCCCGCGGGTTTGTCTTGCAGCGTCTGAATAAAGGCGTTGGTCCAGCGCTGGCGCTGGGCATCGCGACGTTCCGGATCAAAGGTGGTGGTGGCCAGTTCGCGGTCGACCATGGCGCTCTGCTCCGGTGTGAGATCGCCGAGCCAGCGCTCCGCCTGTTTGCGGAATTCCTTCTCGCGCTTGTTGCGTTCTTTCTGCCACTTTTTCAGGGACTTCTCCCGTTCCTTGCGGGCGTTTTCCGCCAGCTGTTGGATTTGTGCCTCGTCCAGTTGGACCAGTACCGGCAATAGCAGGTCGCTCAGCATGGCGATCGAACTGTGCCAGAACTCGTCCACCTGGCGCTCGATCTCGAGCAGGCGCGCGGGGGTGGCGTTGGGGGTGTCCACTTCAGCGGCGAGCTGGTCCAGGTAGTCCGCGTAGCGGGGCAGCTGGGTCTGGCGGTGCC is a genomic window containing:
- a CDS encoding VOC family protein → MSVNPIPEGMNTVTPYLCVKGAAAAIDFYCNAFGATELFRMAGPDGLIMHAELQLGDTRLSIGDDNQEGSPLHAPQGICSVGLLFYTEKVDEIFAKAIKLGATSINDPADQFYGDRTGTLRDPFGMVWFVATHIEDVSEDELAKRAAELG
- the argS gene encoding arginine--tRNA ligase; this encodes MNIRQQLNDIFQTAMTAAGIPADCSPAVAPAKKAGFGDYQANGAMAAAKKVGSNPRELAAKIIDNLGEQPMIENVEIAGPGFINIHLSNAWLAKTLAAARADARLNIAKAAKPQTAVLDYSHPNLAKEMHVGHLRTTIIGDALARLLEFQGHKVIRQNHMGDWGTQFGMLLAHLADKMENQDAEVALKDLEVFYREAKVRFDEEEGFADRAREYVVKLQGGDADCLKLWQRFIDISISHAEEIYQKLGVTLKRADVYAESQYNDDLPVLVKDLVDRGIAVEDQGAIVAFLPEMADKEGNPSVVIIQKKGGGYLYATTDLAAIRYRANVLKADRILYVVDARQTLHLQQAFTVARKAGYIADSQTLEHCPFGTMMGDDGKPFKTRTGGTVKLAELLDEAVERATALVAAKNPDLSTEEQAEIGRVVGIGAVKYADLSKTRTNDYIFNWDSMLAFEGNTAPYLQYAYTRVRSIFRRAGVEPSALTGDIRLGTDAERALAIKLNQFGEVLDQVAKDTFPHVLCTYLYELASAYMGFYEACPVLKEGVSDEEKLSRLQLCDLVARTLATGLDLLGIEVLEQM
- a CDS encoding aspartate carbamoyltransferase translates to MDFIGANILSVSQFERGDIDRIFAVADTMVPYARREKVTRVLEGAILGNMFFEPSTRTRVSFGCAFNLLGGTVRETVGVSASSLAKGESLYDTARVLSGYSDIICMRHPQAGSVAEFAAASRVPVVNGGDGANEHPTQALLDLYTIRKELEGKGGSLDNFRIAMIGDLKHGRTVHSLCKLLCLFEKVQLVLVSPGELAMPAAVVEKLREAGHQVTITDQLEPSIKHVDIVYSTRIQEERFASQAEADRYRGRFRLNRDIFTRHAEPNTVIMHPLPRDSRAEANELDSDLNEHPSLAIFRQTDNGLLVRMALFAMLLGVEDKVAQYARPITWQTRRNEV
- the sbcB gene encoding exodeoxyribonuclease I, with the translated sequence MGTTLYWHDYETWGTNPGADKPSQFAGIRTDEDLNIVGEPLMIYARPASDCLPQPMAALVTGLAPQKALMEGVPELEFIQCILRELGAPGTCGVGYNSLRFDDEVTRHTLYRNLLDPYEREWRSGNSRWDIIDMVRLTYALRPEGIVWPQREVADGVRVPSFRLEELTAANGISHEGAHDALSDVRATIDMARLVRQKQPKLYDYVYNLRRKQEVAKLLNPRERKPLLHVSGKVPAAQGHLTYVLPLAMHPVNRNAVICANLAMDPQPILDLDADALRERLYTARDKLGEGELPAGLKLIHMNRCPVLAPANMLSDQRAAELGIDKATCEANWRVLQGLDLTDKLHRVFLDSEFPAKDVEARLYDGFMNDADRDLCRQIHAALATRGPEALAESFPFSDSRLPELLFRLRARNFPDTLSEEELERWEEWRYQRLTDPAFGASITMEPYFEEIAALRESFPERNDLLDQLEAWGDTLLG
- the gcvP gene encoding aminomethyl-transferring glycine dehydrogenase; this translates as MTQPSLKQLEQHDAFIRRHIGPDAAQTQAMLDTLGVASLEELIEKTVPAAIRKSDDLDLADAVDEQEALAELKDLARRNKIFRTFIGMGYHDTITPNVILRNVLENPGWYTAYTPYQPEIAQGRLEGLLNFQQMIMDLTGMELANASMLDEGTAAAEAMAMSKRQMKRNKSNTFFVDQDCHPQTIAVVKTRAEHFGFDVVVGNPDTDLTDDIFGALFQYPGSTGKVRDLTDLIAKVHAADALVTVAADLMSLVALKAPGEMGADVVVGCNQRFGIPMGYGGPHAGFFAFREAYKRSAPGRIIGVSVDSKGKRALRMAMQTREQHIRREKANSNICTSQVLLAVMSAFYAIYHGPQGLKTIAARIQRLTDILAAGLQQSGFELAHDSWFDTLTVNVGDKQSAIYDRAIAAEINLRKVGDDALGVSLNETTKLKDVSELLAVFTGGDHNLDLGKLDSELAAKGVAGVPSSLQRSSEFLTHPVFNTHHSETEMLRYLKTLESKDIALNHSMIPLGSCTMKLNATAEMIPVTWPEFGKLHPFVPADQAEGYREMFSQLEQMLAACTGYDAVSLQPNAGSQGEYAGLVAIKKYLEAKGEGQRDICLIPASAHGTNPASAMMVSMKVVVVACDSKGNVDITDLKAKVEEHRDRIAALMVTYPSTHGVFEEGIREICELIHDAGGQVYIDGANMNALIGVAAPGKFGGDVSHLNLHKTFCIPHGGGGPGMGPIAVGEHLKPYLAGHPVTEVPGNNPANGTISAAPWGSASILPISWMYVRMMGKTGMKLATQTAILNANYVAKKLSEHYPLLYKGTNGFVAHECLIDLRPLKEVSGIAEEDIAKRLMDFGFHAPTMSFPVAGTLMIEPTESEAQEELDRFVQAMAIIRQEAEDVASGKYTAEDNPLHNAPHTQDDVMADEWTHPYSREVAGRPAAWLKHHKVWPASNRIDNVYGDRNLICSCPPVESYMD
- a CDS encoding diguanylate cyclase domain-containing protein, with product MVPSANINTLRFKASLLSLLLVVAMCLFFILLGNGSLQSLLAKNREHRYLNFQFQITGLLQASRQELTRLAEMVALSDRGQISSLEGLHKNLDHQWLALEQSWGLHGLKIYSAASDPVFSWGAPHNRLSADEVRQVLLQGKPLEVVHCEPVCVQSLAVPMRAREGDYILQVDRPLDEQLRRFREMTGTDIGVLSPLRSGAPRNADGRYLESWQREVLSLTSRERMLPLLHRVAEEVDTLSGLQRARAHTLEQRQFDVRTMSVDVDPAGAQFVFIEDVSAQVEHIDESIQLLLLFSVLGALIFCAAVAGTLWRPIVRLRRLAEALPLLTNGRFDDARRLIRPVHKSMERYDELDVLDNTGLTVCDQLEDMNDMVCRKTAQLEQIAMHDSLTGLSNRFSLMEQLEFHLELARHQPESVHERGYLFFIDLDDFKQVNDTLGHQGGDELLRVIARRLLSAMRCGDIVARLGGDEFCVFVRAIREPDAYRILAEKLLNTVAQPVKITDNLITVTMSVGVVAVEDRQETLASILQKADIAMYHAKRHGKNNYQLYVSNLPGASVPDATGQTPPLELAATKSHG